Proteins encoded together in one Piliocolobus tephrosceles isolate RC106 chromosome 15, ASM277652v3, whole genome shotgun sequence window:
- the RRM2 gene encoding ribonucleoside-diphosphate reductase subunit M2 gives MLSVRIPLAPITDPQQLQLSPLKGLSLVDKENTPPSLSGTRVLASKTARRIFQEPAEPKTKAAAAGVEDEPLLRENPRRFVIFPIEYHDIWQMYKKAEASFWTAEEVDLSKDIQHWESLKPEERYFISHVLAFFAASDGIVNENLVERFSQEVQITEARCFYGFQIAMENIHSEMYSLLIDTYIKDPKEREFLFNAIETMPCVKKKADWALRWIGDKEATYGERVVAFAAVEGIFFSGSFASIFWLKKRGLMPGLTFSNELISRDEGLHCDFACLMFKHLVHKPSEERVREIIINAVWIEQEFLTEALPVKLIGMNCTLMKQYIEFVADRLMLELGFSKVFRVENPFDFMENISLEGKTNFFEKRVGEYQRMGVMSSPTENSFTLDADF, from the exons ATGCTCTCCGTCCGCATCCCGCTCGCGCCCATCACGGACCCGCAGCAGCTGCAGCTCTCGCCGCTGAAGGGGCTCAGCCTGGTCGACAAGGAGAACACG CCGCCATCCCTGAGCGGGACCCGCGTGCTGGCCAGCAAGACCGCGAGGAGGATCTTCCAGGAGCCCGCGGAGCCG AAAACTAAAGCAGCTGCCGCCGGCGTGGAGGATGAACCGCTGCTGAGAGAAAACCCCCGCCGCTTTGTCATCTTCCCCATCGAGTACCATGATATCTGGCAGATGTATAAGAAGGCGGAGGCTTCCTTCTGGACCGCCGAGGAG GTGGACCTGTCCAAGGACATTCAGCACTGGGAATCCCTGAAGCCCGAGGAGAGATACTTTATATCCCATGTTCTGGCTTTCTTTGCAGCAAGCGATGGCATAGTAAATGAAAACTTG GTGGAGCGATTTAGCCAAGAAGTTCAGATTACAGAAGCCCGCTGTTTCTATGGCTTCCAGATTGCCATGGAAAACATACATTCTGAAATGTATAGTCTTCTTATTGACACTTACATAAAAGATCCCAAAGAAAG GGAATTTCTCTTCAATGCCATTGAAACGATGCCTTGTGTCAAGAAGAAGGCAGATTGGGCCTTGCGCTGGATTGGGGACAAAGAGGCTACCTATG GTGAACGTGTCGTAGCCTTTGCTGCAGTGGAAGGCATCTTCTTTTCTGGTTCTTTTGCATCGATATTCTGGCTCAAGAAACGAGGACTGATGCCTGGCCTCACATTTTCCAATGAACTTATCAGCAGAGATGAG ggtttaCACTGTGATTTTGCTTGCCTGATGTTCAAACACCTGGTACACAAACCATCAGAGGAGAGAGTAAGAGAAATAATTATCAATGCTGTTTGGATAGAACAG GAGTTCCTCACCGAGGCCTTGCCTGTAAAGCTCATTGGGATGAATTGCACTCTAATGAAGCAATACATTGAGTTTGTGGCAGACAGACTTATGCTGGAACTGGGTTTTAGCAAG GTTTTCAGAGTAGAGAACCCATTTGACTTTATGGAGAATATTTCACTGGAAGGAAAGACTAACTTCTTTGAGAAGAGAGTAGGCGAGTATCAGAGGATGGGAGTGATGTCAAGTCCAACAGAGAATTCTTTTACCTTGGATGCTGACTTCTAA